The nucleotide sequence GTTTGTTGTTCCGAAGTTTTTTGTTGCTCTTGAGGCTCAGTGTTCTCATTGCTGATCTCGGTTTGTGCCTCAATATGGTAATCGGTTGTGTTTAGCAAATCGAAAAAGCTGCGATACGGGTCATTGTATGAATCGAGATCTGAAAGCAGGGTTGCCACCGAATCATACGCTTCATCGCCCGCCCCATATCCATCATCAAAATCACTTTCATTGAAAATGACATCTAGAAAATGGTTGCATTCCCCAAAGTCTAACTGGGCAATCTCTGGGTATTCAGAACCCAATGTGGGCTCCCCTGAATCGGAGTAAACCGGTTGTGGGTATTCGCCTTTGAAAGCCCAAAACGTCTCGATATATTGGAATGCAGGCTCAATTTCAAAAGCCTCCTCCTCAGTGAGCCATGGCATATAACTAGTGAAGAAATCACCGTAGTGTGAGCTTCCATCTTGGGCTTGCAAGGATTGAACGCCTTGTGAGGTGATTAAAGAGAAGCCGAACAGTATATACAAGATGCGCTTCATTTCAAAAAAATGACAGAACCTCACATACGCGCAAGCTTTTATTTAGGTTCACCACCGAAAATCTACACACTACTATCGAGGCAATCCTCGAAAGTTTGGCCGGATTGGCGAAATGAAAAATTTGAAGCGCGGCTAAATTAAGCCGCGTTTGGATTCACGCACTTGGGCCCTTTGAGGGCATCTTTGGCGGCTTCGATGACTGGGAATTCTTCGGCGGTCAGATTGATGGCGATCCATTCCTGTTGATCTTCGGGCACATCGTCTTCGGCGTGGATGGCTTCGACGGGGCACGCGGCGACGCACGCATCGCAGTCGATGCAGGTTTCGGGATTGATCAATAGTTTGTCGGGCGCTTCGTGAAAGGCGGCCACGGGACATTCATCCACGCAGCTCGTGTAAACGCAATCGACACAGGCACCGGTAACAACGTAAGCCATAATTTTTTTCTCCCGCCCGCGGGTCATCCACGAGTTGCGGGAGGCTATTCATTTGAGGCTCAAAAGTCAATCTGCTTTGGAGTTTCACGTTTTGAGAATCTTCCATCCGGGAGGGCGAAGCTTCTGCTGAGCCGGGCGTGTGCTTTCGGAAGGGCGACTATGCCGCCCTTCGGCTCAGCAGGAGCTTCGCCCTCCCCCGATTTTGAATCACCAAATCTACACGGAATCGGCGGCGAAAATTTCTTCCAACACAAACACCCCATTTGTCGGGCCGAATTAGCGGATCTTTCTTTCCCGAATTCCCTCTT is from Limisphaerales bacterium and encodes:
- a CDS encoding 4Fe-4S binding protein; its protein translation is MAYVVTGACVDCVYTSCVDECPVAAFHEAPDKLLINPETCIDCDACVAACPVEAIHAEDDVPEDQQEWIAINLTAEEFPVIEAAKDALKGPKCVNPNAA